A part of Tardiphaga sp. vice304 genomic DNA contains:
- a CDS encoding PRC-barrel domain-containing protein, with protein MKKLALITASLALLATPVLAQTATTTTTTTGMAPADAKFSTVAKDEMFSSKLKGLNITNQKNETVGEITDLAFKNDKIAAMILSVGGFLGMGEHYVAVAPSSVNVKYDEKNNKWMATMNTTKDALKAAPEFKYPK; from the coding sequence ATGAAAAAGCTCGCACTGATCACCGCTTCGCTCGCCCTTCTCGCCACCCCGGTTCTCGCCCAGACCGCGACGACCACCACCACGACGACGGGCATGGCGCCTGCGGATGCCAAGTTCTCGACCGTGGCCAAGGACGAGATGTTCAGCTCGAAGCTGAAGGGTCTCAACATCACCAACCAGAAGAACGAGACCGTCGGCGAGATCACCGATCTGGCCTTCAAGAACGACAAGATCGCAGCCATGATCCTGTCGGTCGGCGGTTTCCTGGGTATGGGTGAGCACTACGTCGCTGTCGCCCCCTCTTCCGTCAACGTCAAATATGACGAGAAGAACAACAAGTGGATGGCGACCATGAACACCACCAAGGACGCGCTGAAGGCGGCTCCGGAATTCAAGTATCCGAAATAA